A window of Deltaproteobacteria bacterium genomic DNA:
TGATGTTCCGGCACCTCGGTTGGAACGAGGCCGCGGACCTGATCATCCGTGGCATGGACCGCGCGATCGGCGCCAAGACGGTGACCTACGACTTCCACCGCATGATGGACGGCGCGAAGCTGCTGAAGTGCTCCGAGTTCGCCGACGCGTTGATCAGCCACATGTAGGGCGCGCCCGCGAGCGCGGGCGCCGTTTCGATTCAACTCGCGCGGCCCCTGCTCGCGCTTCGACCCTCAGGAGATGTCAGGTATGGCGCGTCCGAAGATTGCTCTCATCGGCGGCGGCAACATCGGCGGCGTGCTCGCCGAGCAGATCGCGTATCGCGAGCTCGGCGACGTCGTGATCTTCGACGTGGTCGAGGGCCTGCCGCAGGGCAAGGCGCTCGACATGGCCGAGGGCAGCCCGCTCGCGGACAGCGACGCGAAGCTCTCCGGCGCGAACTCGTACGAGGGCATCAAGGGCGCGGACCTCGTGATCATCACCGCCGGCCTCGCGCGCAAGCCCGGCATGTCGCGCGACGACCTGCTCAACACGAACCTCGCGATCATGAAGCAGGTCGCGGTCGGCGTTCGCGACAACGCGCCGAACGCGACGGTGATCGTGGTGAGCAACCCGCTCGACGCGATGGTCTACACGTTCAAGCAGGTCTCGGGCTTCCCGAAGAACCGCGTCGTCGGCATGGCCGGCGTGCTCGACAGCGCGCGCTTCCGCGCCTTCGTCGCCTGGGAGCTCGGCGTCTCGGTGCAGGACGTGACCGCGCTCGTGCTCGGCGGCCACGGCGACACGATGGTGCCGCTCACGCGCTACTGCACCGTCGCGGGCATCCCCGTGACCAAGCTGATCGCCCCGGACAAGCTGAACGCGATCGTCGAGCGCACCAAGAACGCGGGCGGCGAAGTCGTCGCGCTGCTGAAGACCGGCTCCGCGTTCGTGTCGCCCGCGCTCTCCGCGATCGAGATGGCCGAGTCGATCCTGCGCGACAAGAAGCGCGTGCTCGCGTGCGCGTGCCTGCTCGAAGGCGAGTACGGGGTGAAGGGCCTCTACGTGGGCGTGCCGTGCGTGCTCGGCGCCGGCGGCGTCGAGCGCGTGCTCGAGGTCGAGATGAACGCCGACGAGCGCAAGCTGTTCGACGCGAGCGTCGAGCACGTGAAGAAGCTCGTCGCCGAGATCAAGCTCTAACAAGCCGCGCGACGCGCTCTCGGAGATCCCATGAACGTTCACGAGCATCAAGCCAAGGCGCTGTTCAAGAGCTTCGGCGTCGCGGTTCCGGCGGGTGCGCTCGCCACGACACCGGCGGAGGCGGAGGACGCCGCGAAGGCGCTCGGCACGCCGATCACGGTGGTGAAGGCGCAGATTCACGCCGGCGGCCGCGGCAAGGGCGGTGGCGTGAAGCTCGCGAAGTCGCCCGCGGAGGCGAAGCAGCACGCCAGCCAGATCCTCGGCATGACGCTCGTCACGCATCAGACCGGCCCGCAGGGCAAGCTCGTGCGCTCCGTGTACGTCGAGGCGGGCAGCGAGATTGCGCGCGAGCTCTACCTCGCGCTCACGCTCGACCGCGCGACCGAGAACTTCGCGGTGATCGCGTCGACCGAAGGCGGCATGAACATCGAGGAAGTCGCGGAGCACACGCCCGAGAAGATCCACACCGAGCTCATCGACCCCGTCGTCGGCCTCCAGCCGTATCACTGCCGCA
This region includes:
- the mdh gene encoding malate dehydrogenase, with product MARPKIALIGGGNIGGVLAEQIAYRELGDVVIFDVVEGLPQGKALDMAEGSPLADSDAKLSGANSYEGIKGADLVIITAGLARKPGMSRDDLLNTNLAIMKQVAVGVRDNAPNATVIVVSNPLDAMVYTFKQVSGFPKNRVVGMAGVLDSARFRAFVAWELGVSVQDVTALVLGGHGDTMVPLTRYCTVAGIPVTKLIAPDKLNAIVERTKNAGGEVVALLKTGSAFVSPALSAIEMAESILRDKKRVLACACLLEGEYGVKGLYVGVPCVLGAGGVERVLEVEMNADERKLFDASVEHVKKLVAEIKL